The Drosophila biarmipes strain raj3 chromosome 2L, RU_DBia_V1.1, whole genome shotgun sequence genome has a window encoding:
- the LOC108033556 gene encoding uncharacterized protein LOC108033556 yields the protein MKEYGEVIFVDQLKHHRVVASQIDKTRLAWQRNSSWFSAAQREHYSQYATIYDESRRKYGDKIYGYYARRNRLRPQFKCETRSLMGREDRERHISMAHLKGYKYSETTNGEYGSVPPSALFFCF from the coding sequence ATGAAGGAGTACGGTGAGGTGATTTTCGTGGATCAGCTAAAACACCACCGAGTCGTGGCCAGTCAGATCGATAAGACTCGCCTCGCTTGGCAGAGAAATAGCTCCTGGTTTTCGGCTGCCCAAAGGGAGCATTACTCCCAATACGCAACAATATACGACGAGAGCAGAAGAAAATACGGTGACAAAATATATGGATACTACGCCAGAAGGAACCGTCTGCGCCCCCAGTTCAAGTGCGAAACCAGGTCTCTAATGGGTCGCGAAGACAGGGAGAGACATATTTCGATGGCGCACCTTAAAGGCTACAAGTATTCAGAAACCACCAATGGCGAATATGGCAGTGTGCCGCCATCAGCattatttttctgtttctaA
- the LOC108033551 gene encoding putative gustatory receptor 36a — MRLVKIWLKVLLKKPQVIRISRWGILFKFIMAIMTDLLQLAITWNAMGHAKANQATLIALQFWMSAMVNLAIAQRYLVIVLVRAHYHLLNIELRQVIDESRILSSQPRRKGAFMTKCCSLADQVDNIAKLQSQLQMIVSHLEEVFGIEALLVYSGYYIFSIAITYMIYSILKYGLDNLEMTLTSTVLSFTWCFFFYLDAILNLFNTLNLQDDHKKLARLLEERTLFDHTLDVRLEESFESMQLQLIRNPFKIEIVKLFPVSRNSAMAMFGSLVTHSVFLIQYDMEYF; from the exons ATGCGTTTGGTCAAAATCTGGCTTAAAGTATTGTTGAAAAAACCGCAGGTGATTAGAATCTCCCGGTGGGGAATTCTTTTTAAGTTCATTATGGCAATCATGACTGACCTGCTGCAACTGGCAATAACCTGGAATGCGATGGGTCATGCGAAGGCCAATCAAGCAACACTGATAGCTCTGCAGTTCTGGATGTCAGCGATGGTAAATCTGGCCATAGCGCAGCGGTATTTGGTAATCGTGTTGGTTCGGGCTCACTACCATCTGCTTAACATAGAGCTGCGGCAGGTGATCGATGAGAGCAGGATCCTAAGTAGTCAACCTCGTAGGAAGGGAGCTTTCATGACCAAATGCTGTTCCTTGGCGGACCAGGTGGACAATATAGCCAAGCTGCAAAGTCAGCTACAGATGATTGTAAGCCACCTGGAGGAGGTATTCGGCATCGAGGCGCTCTTGGTGTATAGCGGATATTATATTTTCTCAATAGCAATCACTTACATGATCTACAGTATTTTAAAGTATGGCCTTGACAATCTGGAAATGACCCTCACGTCAACGGTTCTGTCCTTCACTTGGTGCTTCTTTTTCTACCTCGATGCCATTTTGAATCTATTCAATACGCTCAATTTACAAGATGATCACAAAAAGTTGGCTCGTCTACTGGAGGAGCGAACCCTATTTGACCATACCTTGGACGTTCGTCTGGAGGAATCG TTTGAGAGCATGCAACTGCAATTGATAAGAAACCcgtttaaaattgaaatagtCAAGTTATTCCCAGTCTCTCGCAACAGTGCCATGGCCATGTTTGGATCTTTGGTGACGCATTCAGTATTCCTAATTCAATATGACATGGAATACTTCTGA